A window of the Procambarus clarkii isolate CNS0578487 chromosome 77, FALCON_Pclarkii_2.0, whole genome shotgun sequence genome harbors these coding sequences:
- the LOC138357315 gene encoding uncharacterized protein, with protein sequence MRLKDEGLKDEGLKDEGLKDEGLKDEGLKDEGLKDEGLKDEGLKDEGLKDEGLKDEGLKDEGLKDEGLKDEGLKDEGLKDEGLKDEGLKDEGVKDEGVKDWGGGDFLEWISSLPFRYLREGADLEPFSQ encoded by the coding sequence ATGAGGCTGAAAGATGAGGGGCTGAAAGATGAGGGGCTGAAAGATGAGGGGCTGAAAGATGAGGGGCTGAAAGATGAGGGGCTGAAAGATGAGGGGCTGAAAGATGAGGGGCTGAAAGATGAGGGGCTGAAAGATGAGGGGCTGAAAGATGAGGGGCTGAAAGATGAGGGGCTGAAAGATGAGGGGCTGAAAGATGAGGGGCTGAAAGATGAGGGGCTGAAAGATGAGGGGCTGAAAGATGAGGGGCTGAAAGATGAGGGGCTGAAAGATGAGGGGGTGAAAGATGAGGGGGTGaaagattggggggggggagattttcTAGAGTGGATTTCTTCACTTCCATTTCGTTATCTTCGAGAGGGGGCTGACCTGGAGCCTTTCAGTCAGTGA